A window of Populus trichocarpa isolate Nisqually-1 chromosome 17, P.trichocarpa_v4.1, whole genome shotgun sequence genomic DNA:
CTCATGGGATGAAATTAAATGCATTTAATTGATACAAGAAGCCAGCATTTTTATTCACCATTTTAAATCTGCTTGTATTGAgtctaattctaaaaaaaaaaaagctcagaCAAAGGTTTTCAGTGAATGCTGTGTCTTCCATCTGAGTATTAAGAGGGACCTAGATGCCTGTTTGTGAAGTGGCTCTCAAAATTGTGTAGTTTTTACAgttttgctttttgtttgtAGGTAATTGGTTCAGGAGTTGACAGGGATAGAATTCCTGGCATTGATATAGTTCTGAATGACGGGGATAACTGGATGTTTGGAGGCCATGAGGTGCTAGTAATGGAAACTCCTGGCCATACCCGAGGTTCTATTTCCTTATCAATCTACATTAGGAAATCGCATTAGTGAGAAACATGCCATTATAATGTCAAAATGCAATCTTTTCTTCTGTTGACTGGAAAAGGTATGTAAAATCAACACGTTTCCTTGCAgctccaaaaaaagaaaaaataatgcatttcCTAGAAGCATGAACCTGTGATACATGAGTTTATAAGtagaaaaaaactcatttgaAATATGAAGAACACCAATATAAAGTCTGAGTCATATGAAACAGTTGGAAGGCCACAACAGGCTATACCTTCTGATATATGTCCTCCATGCCATTAAAATGCGAAACTTATGACTTTCTGCTTGGACATTATCTAGTTAGCGAGGGACATGTGGTATGCattcaatacaaaaattgaagcaagcaaacaatttttgttgtttcagCTAAACCAATGAAAGAAAATGTAGCAATTTTGTTGGTTAAATTGTCTGTCGTGTCCTCATTCTTTCTAGTGATTGCTTACATGGAGAATCTGGGTATTTTCAAGTGGGATGGTGTGATATTTGCTGGCTTCTCTtgtgggttttgggtttagtaAAGAGCACAAGACTTTATGGTTATGCAGCTACTGAGTAAATAGTTGTCTTGACATTCAGCATTCATTTAATTGCAGGCCATGTAAGTTTCTACTTTCCTGGTTCGGGGGCAATTTTTGCAGGAGATACTTTATTTAGTCTGTCATGTGGCAAGCTTTTTGAAGGGACACCTGAGCAGGTAATTCATGACACGCATTCTTCACTAAGCTATAATTTTGAGGTCGGAAATAATATCTGATGATGCAATATTGAGATGAATATATTGGATTGAGCCTTCCTATTTAGACAGTTTCAGCGCTTGAATCCTCAATGTGAAACGATTCTTTAAAATATCACTTCATCTTTTTAACTAGAAGAGTAATGAATTGTTAAATGATACATGTTTTCTGaacttgaaagttgaaaattttCTCAAGCTACCacacaaaaaaacttaaaattctgTGTTTTTAAAGCCtcctgaaaaaatatttatttatttttgtatttacttTGCAAGTTGGACGTTTGGATGGAATCTTTTATAGTCACAAGTGGACAGTCCTGTTGTCAAATATTGAAATGAACGAGTGAAACATTGGAGGATGGGATAGAATTACCCCCCCCCAAACTGTAGTCCAAAGCCCAGCTGGCCTCTCTTAACCAAAAGAGCATATTTAATAAGAAGCTAGTTGCCTGATTTCATGATGATTGAATACTATAGCATctgattttctttgttgcagATGCTTTCATCCCTCAGGAAAATCATGTCACTGCCAGATGATACAAATATATATTGCGGTCATGAATATACGTTGGTTGGTCACctatatatttgttttccatattcttcttgttttatCTACTAAAGATCAAAGTTAAATGCCCTAACCATGATGCATGTTTTTTGACAGAGTAATTCGAAGTTTGCACTGTCCATAGATCCAAATAATGAGGCACTCCAGTCCTATGCAGCCCATGTGGCACATCTTCGCAGCAAGAGTTTGCCAACTGTGAGTCTTAAGCCTTCTTTCTTTATTGAATACCTGGCCAATGACGGGCTACTGTGATGAGAGAAGCCTTCACTGCCTGAACCCCAACTCCCCTCACCCCCACCCTACCTTGAGTTCACAATGAGAGCAGGACTCTATCCTGTGTCTAGTATAAGGCCAGGAGAATTTAGCAACTAAGTGATGCGCCACCagattttctgatttttttttatctagaaaggaaatgattttatgatttgtgCCTCTTATCAGTCTTTGGTCTTGAACCCTCAGGAAGCTCTTCACTGTGTTGGACATTCCTATCCATGAttgatcttttgattttttaaactgAAATTGACTTTTGAAAGGTATCTTGCTTTTTGATAGAAAATATATGCGCACCAATTTCAGTTGCATGTCATGCAATTATCCAATTTTGAAGTCAACTTCTCTTTTGCAATGCTCATTACTGTACAACAGCACATACCTTCTTCGGCTTTATAGAAGCACTTAAGTTATAAGCCCTTAGTTTTCCTGCCTGGCACCGGCTATTTGTCAGGCGGTTAACTTTGTAGAATCGCACAAGCTTCCTCATGTTTGTGTGCCTTGAAATGGCGATCAGTTTCAGTAAAAGTTGAAGTGGCAAGCAAGCTGGGTTGCTTAGCCACTATCAATCTGCATAATGATTGTGGACTTGATTTAATTTGGTAGTCCtgtgtgtgtttttattttctcgtCTTATCATTTAACTTTAAGTTTTATCTTCCTAAAGTTCCACATTGAGGGTGATTTTTTCTGTCTCGTCAGATTCCAACAAAGTTAAAGGTTGAAAAGGCTTGTAATCCTTTCCTTCGCACTTCAAGCACAGCAATCCGGCATACCTTAAATATTCCAGCAACAGCAAATGATTCAGAAGCGTTAGGCGTTATCCGCCAAGCAAAGGACAATTTTTAAGATCACTTGCAAGATTATATCTACTTGTCTATAGGATAGGTGACCCCGCCATGTATTATTCTCTGCCAATATGTTCTTTTATCTAGAGTTTTGATATCTTGAATTTCCTTTGGATTCTTTAACCACAAGAAACAGCAAATCCAGTTGCCAGTAACAAATGCTTTCTTCTATTCGAAAAATTGGTTTAATTTTGTACTGGTTCAgcatttttttgctttgaaaataTTGCATGAAGGTATTCATTTCTCCTTCTGGTTCATGCCATGGTGTAAAACACTTACTACTGTTTGACTAAAGTTAGGCTTGGCAAGAGCTTTGACTTTATTAGTCAGCAAGTGCTGCTCCTTGCTCTTGTTCAAAGATGGAGAGCTGAATTATCTCTTTGGTCAGTGTTCTTTGAATAGAAAACTTCACAGAAAATGGAATATCAAGACGAGAGTTAAAAACTTGGTCGTcactatttaaaattaaaatataatttaaaattaaaaaatataaattaatttaaagggaaaaaaaacaatttttttttaaatcacagtACAAAGAATGGGTGGGTTTATCGAACAAAGCAAAACCCAGACATTGTTCCCTTCTCCCATTAAACATAATGGCACCATGTCCATGAAGTTGACAGAGGCAGTCATGAAGTAACCTTATCTGCTCTGCCGCTGCATGTATTCTTGAAAATTGAAACCAACAATATGCCCTTCAAGCATTGGACCAGTGCTTGCTTGTTTTGTACTGgggtagttttatttttaatttttttatttaaaagaatattaaattaatattctttaagatatatttttttaatagttttgatgtgttaaaataaataaaaaatagaaaaacaacattttgatGAAAATACATCTATTATTCCCaattaaaaagtacttttaaaaaacaccatttATCACTATATCAAACACATATTAATGCTACTTCTCttgtttataaaaccaaattcaATGTCTAACTCGTTCCAAGACCTTGGTTACAGGTTAGCGAGCTCAATCCATGAATCGATaggttaacttaatttttttatatcaaaataatatatattattttgataaaaaaatatttaatttataataaaacttGATCTAAATTAGATTCCAAGTCGAAAAGTTACCAAGTTTACTCATTCAGCAAGGCTTTATAACTATGTTAATTCTTTTGCATACCTCATTGTTCAATTCTCTCATCATTAGATCATCTAATTGGAATTTTTATACGAGTATTTTCTCTTCTATTATTCCAATAACTTTGAcgcattaaaattaaatttatcttaaattaaaaatatattattcaagtGCTTTCAAAACTGAAAACTCATAGATATTATGTTTCTCATGTCAAGATTAGAACACTAGAATTTGAGAGTTAGACCTTAGGATTCCTTAAATCAGATGAATAGACACTGTCTCTGTTTTTAAGGTACTCTCGCTATTGCAAATGCCCATGAAAAGcatctttcattttcaaaaaattcctCCTTGttaaagattaataaatattgattttgaaatattttttatttaaaaatatattaaaataatttttttatttatttttaatatcaacaaatcaaaatcattcttttattaatttcgagAGGAAATACAACTTGCTGATAATACTGCTGTAACACCCgtgaaataatagaaaaaaaatgttcagaTATGATCATAGATAGATTTGCATACAACTCTATTGGCTCTGATCTTGACTAATGAATTATGTTCTACACTTCTACTCGAATCAAGCTTTTTTTCATGTCTTGTTTCCCTTTCGATCTCTTTTTTATCACTCTTGAAATTTTGCTCCCTGCATGAAGTGTTGATCTGAAAAACCCGTGATAtgaaacttaaattaattttaagttgaatttaaattaattttaaattgaactagagaaatatataaatatattgatttgaaaagcTTGTGATGTATAACTTAACTTAAATTGGTTttaagttaaactaaaaaaacattgatttaataaaaattatgtgaTCTGATTGGGTTTTTAGTGATTTAGTTAACTTGGTTAAATTCAGTCTAAATTCAATTaggttaataaaaagaaatttttttttaataaaaatatgaaattttgataaaaataatgaatatagATCGTGTAAGCTTCTATTTATATCATTTGGATTGAAAAGCATGTAAAATGATGCTTTCTAACCTAAAAAGCAGAAGTAACAGTTTGTTTAAATGAActctaaattcaaaaaaaaatttaaaaaaatagaaaacatatattttttttaattaacgtggatGTTTGAGTCagtttgcgtgcacctcgactaattccacggatcctgaaattaatgaccatgtaagtctccaataACTCTAAGATTTGTGAGATTCAAATTAATGACGTCTAGAGAATAAATCtagaattttatcaattaaactatatcactttgaattataatttacatttcATATTAGGCAATGGAGAGTAAATTCTCATTAGTTGTCTTCGTATGTCTTTgcttgttaataaaaaatatataccatatttttatccttacaatatatgatcttttatttatttttaaacttttcgaGTGTGAATTCTCAAAAGGTTATTTGAACCTTGTGTTTGTCTTCGACAAGATTAAAGAGATTATTTGGTTTTGccggttatttttaaaaatattttattattttaaaatatattaaaataatttattttaaaaaaaatattttcaatatcaacatatcaaaaaaaaatcaaaaataaaaataaataaataaataaattaaatttttaacaactACACGGGCTAGCTATGTTTgccaaacaaattataaaaattaattatcataatttatttggttGTGGAATTTAGTAGTGTTCTAGCAAAAGTATTCCTCTAGATACTTTGGCTATATGAACAAGATCTAATACTAGATTGCttttaaataaagttaataaaagGAAATCTTTCAGAAAAACAATACCAGCCCATTGtaatattatagaaaacaatGTGTTAAAAGCACTTTACAAATTTGGACATTGTTGTTCACCAATcctattttttaccaaaatcattacaaaataaaaacacaaattataaatatgagaaaattctttaaaaataaatataagtcgACTTGATCAACAAAGTGTTGGTTTAGCGGTTAAGACACCGTTATATCCATGCAAGAGTGAGAAcacaaatttgattttaaaaaaacacacttgTTGGGAGGGACAGTTATAAATCTCGAACGAGACTAGTCTCAGTCTTTAGAAAAAGTATGAGgatacccaagtaaaaaaaaaaatttagaaagacttactatttttttcttttaaatgatccaataactcacattttaaaaattgtttttcttaactttttattcTTGAGAATAACATTAAGTAACTCGTACTTTTTTCTTACTAAAATATAATCTTAAAGTTTCAACTagaatgataaattaatatttgacaTGTTTAGTATCGCgagtgtgttttaaaagtattttttatttaaatatatataaaaataatattttttatttttaacatcattagaATAGTTAAAAAActctagaaaaaatattaatttaatattttttaaaataaatatacttttaaaaataatttaaaataaaaaactaacacACTCCCaaacgaaaataaaaaatagaaaaaaatacatcttattacccttaaaatatatatataaaaaaaactcatgaaattATTCACTATTTAACCCAACAACAAACCCCAAAACGACAAACCGTTTCCCAACCTCACGCCTCCTATAAATAAGAGCCACCCGTCATCATCAGCTtcccttctttaaaaaaattccccaaattaattttattcaaaatcgtcaaaaccctaattttctaACAAACTCTCTAATGGCGCCGCCGCCATTGAAATCAAACAAGGCAGGAACGCTAAAATCAGAGACAGACCAACAGAATTCAGCGGAAGTCAAAGAATCGAACAATCTATGGGTAGGGAATATATCGAGAGAAGTAGCAGATTCAGATCTAATGGAGTTGTTTGCGCAATTCGGTGCGCTTGATAGTGTAACGACGTATTCAGCAAGAAGTTATGCGTTTGTGTACTTTAAACATGTTGAAGATGCTAAACAAGCTAAAGATGCCTTGCAAGGGAGCTCTCTTCGTGGAAATCAGATTAAAATCGAGTTTGCTAGACCGGTTTGTTGTTCTTTTCATCTTATTACtatcatcatttttcataattttgatttgattttgggttttactAATGATGGGTTTGTGGATTTTGGGttgaatttgatgattgatTTGTTgtgtaatattatttatttgcgTCTGTgtggtgatgatgataacaGAGTTAACCACAAAAAAACCCCCTTTTCCTTCCCCGAtcgtaaaaaaattaatccttttaaaattataatataaatagagagGATTTGCGAATTTGGGCGTTTTGATTCAACGTGcgagccttttattttttttttttatcaaaattgaaatCGAAACACTCAATTAAGATTGGGTTTTTAAGTGATTTGGAGAGGAAATTTtggttaatttgaaattaaaaaaactttattttttttaaattgggcAATAACATTTGACAAAGGAGTTAAAAGGAATAAaacatatatgtatatttttttgaaaagacatTCAAATCATTTTCTCAAACCATTCTGGGGTTAGATTTTCAATTTCTACATTGATATTCCAATGGAAAATCATCTCGTATTTCATTATTAGGCATATCAAGTTGTACTCGCAGCCGATTTCCGATGCATTCAAACAATAATTTCATATCCACGGAGTTGTACTCCCTCGTCTTCTTGCTGGAAAAAAATCGTATCCCATTCCAATAATCATCTACTTCCCATTATATTTCTCCGTAACCAAGAAATAgagaaggaaaatgaattcTCTGTTGCCCAATTCTCTTTCCTAACCATTGGATTCGTCAATGAATGTCAATTCATAATTGACGGTGGTGTCAATGGCTGCCAATCTAAATCCAATAGTCAGTCggtcaattcaattcaatggaTTTCGTGAAATTACTATGAGATAGCCAATTATTTGTCAAATATATTTCTGCGCACAAGCTTCCTAATACTCAAATCCCAATAGGGTCTGcggttttttcttccttcacaTGATAAATATTTTGCGTTGCTAGTTAGATGATAGAGCTTTACCACGATTATTGAGTATACTAAAATAATCAAGAGGAAGGTTAAAGAAAAGGGACAATTTCCTGGAAACTAATCAAACCTCCAAACGTGAATTTGCCATTCCAAGACGTGCATAAAGTAATATTATCACTTTACATACGCCCTTCAGGTCATAATCGTGTGTCGACtggtgggtgggtgggtgggaGCGACTAGTCATCATTTCTGCCAATTCAGGAAAGATGGATAACCAAAATCGCAGGCTGCTGAATATTGGATGCCTAGGGAAAGCCCCATTTAGATCCTTAACCTAAATATCAAGTTTACTCTGAAATGTAGTCACCTGGGTACATGCAAGAGTTTTAACTGTACGAGTAAGAAGATAAGTCCTAACAAGCAAAGAAAGTAAAGATCGGATATAGTTTATCTCTGGAATTTGACAAGGTATACAATTTGACCTCGTGAATAGTTTAGGATTATTAGCTAAATTGTATAATCAATTGCTTTGCATGATGGATACTATACCATCTAAGCCTTCAAAATATTCCAATGAGAAATTTGGTTTATGGGTGATAAAACTTCCAAAAGCGAACTATTCAATATGACTTCATATTGGAGGAAGTTCAAAGACAATTACTAAGCGATTCATAATGTTAAAGCATGTATATGGTAGATCGTCTTTTAAAGATCATAGTCTTCATTCATTATGGctaggaaaaaggaaagaaaatggagTTACTTTGTCTGAAAGCCTTCGTATGTTTCATGGCTATCAACCTGAAAAACTTGTAGAAAGAAATATAACATTACCTTTTCTTACCAAAGGACTATCCTTGTTGATAttaatagtgatttttttattatgctaatGTTTTAACTCAGTGATTGGACGGTGGCAAGTTTTCTAGAATCTGACTGTTTTCTGTAGTACTCTTATAATGGAAATTTGACAAGATGGTCAGTATGAAGTTATTTTTGTGATAGtacttgaaaatattaaaattgtaaGTGCTATAAACAAGTTGTTCAATGCTAAGGTTGCCCTTTCATAGATCTGTAGAATTCATGATTTATcgatatttttctcttcttcttagtTGTTATTGATgcattttctatgttttaaCTATTCAGAAAGTGGTAATACCGGCAACATCTTTTTTCCCACGAGAACATGTGTCACTTgagcttcttccttttcttttcttaacccTCCCTCTCTTTTCCAGGCCAAACCTAGCAAGTATCTGTGGGTGGGTGGAATAAGCTCATCAGTTTCTGAGGAACGGCTGGAAGAAGAGTTTCTTAAGTTTGGTAAAATCGAGGATTTTAAGTTTCTTAGAGATCGAAAGATTGCATATGTTGAGTATTTGAAACTGGAAGATGCTTTTGAAGCGATGAAAAACATGAATGGAAAGAAAATTGGTGGTGATCAGATTCGTGTGGATTTCCTTCGATCACAATCCACAAGAAGAGTAAGTTGATATCTTTCGGACGTGTATATACATATGTTTGTGCTGAGGGCAATCTTCACTGATAGAGCTTCCATTATATAAACAAACTAGAGTTTGTTGAAAATTCTGAATGATTTGTGTTTAAACTGATTCCAGCAAAGTATTAAATGTGCCTGCCCTCCTATGACACCCATCACTTTAATTCATATACTGATTGCTTTTTTTCAAATGGATTCAAtatgctttagtttttttttatttttcccttttattcaTTTGTATAAACATAGCTGATATTTTCTTTACCGTCTCCAGGAACAGTTACCCGACTTTCTTGATTCAAGAGAGGATCAGTTTTCAGCAACACATTATGGAGTTAGACGACCTCAGGTGGTAAATCATGAACAACCTTAACTCTAATACAACTGCAAACTCTCTCATTTCTCATTTCCTTAATCATGCATGTTAAGTTATTATATGTCTGCTGGTTGTATACCCTTTTACTCATTTCGCAACCTTAAGAAACTTATACTGCAAACTAAAGCAGTTAAGCCTAGACCTGTTCAATGATTTTTTGGGAGAAACTTGGGCTTCATGTaatgatatttgaaaagatttttagtTGGCTAGTAATGTTTAAATTGGCTTAGTTGAGccaaattttgtttgatagtagTCTGTCCATATggattatattttgaattttcatttttcatgttgCAGCTACCTCAGTCTTTGGGAGGACGGAAGGACGGTCAACCCAGTAATATTTTGTGGGTAGGCTATCCTCCTTCTGTGCGGATTGATGAACAAATGCTACATAATGCCATGATTCTTTTTGGTGAGATTGAGAGAATCAAAAGCTTTCCTTCAAGGCATTATTCATTTGTGGAATTTAGGAGTGTTGATGAAGCCCGGCGTGCTAAAGAAGGCCTGCAAGGGCGGCTTTTCAATGATCCTCGTATCACAATTATGTTCTCAAGTAGTGGGCTGGCACCTGGGAAAGAATACTCTAGTTTTTATCCTGGAGTTAAAGGTCCACGGCCAGAGATGTTTAATGAACATCCTTTCACACCCATGGATGTCATGTTCGATCAACCTGGGGGGCCAGGAAATTTCGGCAGTCCATTTCCACCTAGTGGCATTCACAGACCTAACCTGCCAGTACGGCCTTTTGGTCCTCAAGGTGTTTTTGACACTTTACTTCAAGGTGGAGAGTTTAACGATTTAGCTCCATCACATAGCACTCGAGATCCTGCATCTGGGATCCTTCCTTCTCCTGCTTCTGGTATTAGGCCATCCATGAGGTCGGTTTCTAGTGGTTGGGATGTGCTTGATCCCAGCCAGTTTCCTAGGGAGGCCAAGCGATCAAGGATTGATGCTGCACCATCTATTGATGATGATTCTTTTCCAGCTAGAAAGATGGATGATCGTGATCTGGGGTTGGACAAATCATATGGGCTAGGTCCTAGAGGTGCATATCCAAGTCTCCAGGGGAATAGCAGTCTTAGTCCAGTTGGTGGTAGGTTTAAGGGTCATTTTGATAATGATTTCATATGGCGTGGGATTGTGGCCAAGGGTGGAACGCCTGTATGCCATGCCCGTTGTGTCCCAGTAGGGAAAGGGATAGAATCAGAGATGTGAGTATGAAATTTGCTCTTAGCACTTTTTTGTCTGTGCATTTTGCACATCGCAACCATTTAAATGTTGTAGCCTGTATGTAATTTTGTTTACCTATAGCACATGCGTTCTTACATGGAATAGTTTCACCCTACAGAATTATTTGTTTCTGTTCGTTGTAGAAGCTGAGACACATGGCT
This region includes:
- the LOC18106881 gene encoding hydroxyacylglutathione hydrolase 2, mitochondrial isoform X1; amino-acid sequence: MQMISKASCAMASLPCSRVRSGIRVRPGTRQLSLRKVIVYGFMRLLSTPFKTLRGASRTLKVAQFCSVSNMSSSLQIELVPCLKDNYAYLLHDVDTGTVGVIDPSEAAPVIDALSRKNRNLTYILNTHHHYDHTGGNEELKARYGAKVIGSGVDRDRIPGIDIVLNDGDNWMFGGHEVLVMETPGHTRGHVSFYFPGSGAIFAGDTLFSLSCGKLFEGTPEQMLSSLRKIMSLPDDTNIYCGHEYTLSNSKFALSIDPNNEALQSYAAHVAHLRSKSLPTIPTKLKVEKACNPFLRTSSTAIRHTLNIPATANDSEALGVIRQAKDNF
- the LOC18108704 gene encoding flowering time control protein FPA isoform X1 gives rise to the protein MAPPPLKSNKAGTLKSETDQQNSAEVKESNNLWVGNISREVADSDLMELFAQFGALDSVTTYSARSYAFVYFKHVEDAKQAKDALQGSSLRGNQIKIEFARPAKPSKYLWVGGISSSVSEERLEEEFLKFGKIEDFKFLRDRKIAYVEYLKLEDAFEAMKNMNGKKIGGDQIRVDFLRSQSTRREQLPDFLDSREDQFSATHYGVRRPQLPQSLGGRKDGQPSNILWVGYPPSVRIDEQMLHNAMILFGEIERIKSFPSRHYSFVEFRSVDEARRAKEGLQGRLFNDPRITIMFSSSGLAPGKEYSSFYPGVKGPRPEMFNEHPFTPMDVMFDQPGGPGNFGSPFPPSGIHRPNLPVRPFGPQGVFDTLLQGGEFNDLAPSHSTRDPASGILPSPASGIRPSMRSVSSGWDVLDPSQFPREAKRSRIDAAPSIDDDSFPARKMDDRDLGLDKSYGLGPRGAYPSLQGNSSLSPVGGRFKGHFDNDFIWRGIVAKGGTPVCHARCVPVGKGIESEIPHVINCSARTGLDMLAKHYAEAIGFDIVFFLPDSEEDFASYTEFLRYLGLKNRAGVAKFDDGTTLFLVPPSDFLKNVLKVAGPERLYGVVLKLPQQVPSNTSIQEQLPQPIHFSQYTDNQIPPPEADYNQLRQGEERGMPIHHNRFLHEDSKLPPKSFYPSTTESIAVPPVPQEYAPNLSAGPSTAGVLTPELIATLATFLPTNKQSSSSESNQPALGSSIVRPQFSSVAPDRGISSQGWKHDNQVSGNASHLQMGNQFNSQVQVQSQFQPYPSVPNTYSHSATVVPSNSQIQDSTASLSHQSVTSSRPLTNFSMPSQSGQFALSPQVQGANYSQTQSGIPPSADRGNWELPNQVQQFQPALSGSGQGTSEVEADKNQRYQSTLQFAANLLLQIQQQQQQQKTATNPAAHGSGNQQ
- the LOC18108704 gene encoding flowering time control protein FPA isoform X2, with protein sequence MAPPPLKSNKAGTLKSETDQQNSAEVKESNNLWVGNISREVADSDLMELFAQFGALDSVTTYSARSYAFVYFKHVEDAKQAKDALQGSSLRGNQIKIEFARPEQLPDFLDSREDQFSATHYGVRRPQLPQSLGGRKDGQPSNILWVGYPPSVRIDEQMLHNAMILFGEIERIKSFPSRHYSFVEFRSVDEARRAKEGLQGRLFNDPRITIMFSSSGLAPGKEYSSFYPGVKGPRPEMFNEHPFTPMDVMFDQPGGPGNFGSPFPPSGIHRPNLPVRPFGPQGVFDTLLQGGEFNDLAPSHSTRDPASGILPSPASGIRPSMRSVSSGWDVLDPSQFPREAKRSRIDAAPSIDDDSFPARKMDDRDLGLDKSYGLGPRGAYPSLQGNSSLSPVGGRFKGHFDNDFIWRGIVAKGGTPVCHARCVPVGKGIESEIPHVINCSARTGLDMLAKHYAEAIGFDIVFFLPDSEEDFASYTEFLRYLGLKNRAGVAKFDDGTTLFLVPPSDFLKNVLKVAGPERLYGVVLKLPQQVPSNTSIQEQLPQPIHFSQYTDNQIPPPEADYNQLRQGEERGMPIHHNRFLHEDSKLPPKSFYPSTTESIAVPPVPQEYAPNLSAGPSTAGVLTPELIATLATFLPTNKQSSSSESNQPALGSSIVRPQFSSVAPDRGISSQGWKHDNQVSGNASHLQMGNQFNSQVQVQSQFQPYPSVPNTYSHSATVVPSNSQIQDSTASLSHQSVTSSRPLTNFSMPSQSGQFALSPQVQGANYSQTQSGIPPSADRGNWELPNQVQQFQPALSGSGQGTSEVEADKNQRYQSTLQFAANLLLQIQQQQQQQKTATNPAAHGSGNQQ